A region from the Papio anubis isolate 15944 chromosome 6, Panubis1.0, whole genome shotgun sequence genome encodes:
- the OGFRL1 gene encoding opioid growth factor receptor-like protein 1 isoform X5 has translation MDIFLKRVTPAQEEPQGGDSTEATAKPKRSFYAARDLYKYRHQYPQNFKDIRYQNDLSNLRFYKNKIPFKPDGVYIEEVLNKWKGDYEKLEHNHTYIQWLFPLREQGLNFYAKELTTYEIEEFKKTKEAIRRFLLAYKMMLEFFGIKLTDKTGNVARAVNWQERFQHLNESQHNYLRITRILKSLGELGYESFKSPLVKFILHEALVENTIPNIKQSALEYFVYTIRDRRERRKLLRFAQKHYTPSENFIWGPPRKEQSEGSKAQKMSSPLASSHNSQTSMHKKAKDSKNSSSAVHLNSKTAEEKKVAPKEPVEETDRPSPELSNEAAKPRNTEKDSNAENVNSQSEKTGTNPTEKKESVSPENNEDGENHNQDSENPGNTNCHDVVLAQ, from the exons GGTGGTGATTCCACTGAAGCAACTGCCAAACCAAAGAGAAGTTTTTATGCCGCGAGGGATTTGTACAAGTACCGACACCAGTACCCA cagAACTTCAAAGATATCCGATATCAAAATGACTTGAGCAATCTTcgtttttataagaataaaattccATTCAAGCCAGATG GTGTTTACATTGAAGaagttctaaataaatggaaaggagaTTATGAAAAACTGGAGCACAACCACACTTACATTCAATG gcttttCCCCCTGAGAGAACAAGGCTTGAACTTCTATGCTAAAGAACTAACTACATATGAAATTGAG gaattcaaaaaaacaaaagaagcgATTAGAAGATTCCTCCTGGCTTATAAAATGATGCTAGAATTTTTTGGAATAAAACTGACTGATAAAACTGGAAATGTTGCTCGGGCTGTTAACTGGCAGGAAAGATTTCAGCACCTGAATGA GTCCCAGCACAACTATTTAAGAATCACTCGTATTCTTAAAAGCCTTGGTGAGCTTGGATATGAAAGTTTTAAATCTCCTCTTGTAAAATTTATTCTTCATGAAGCTCTTGTGGAGAATACTATTCCCAATATTAAGCAGAGTGCTCTAGAGTATTTTGTTTATACAAttagagacagaagagaaaggagaaagctcCTGCGGTTCGCCCAGAAACACTACACGCCTTCAGAGAACTTTATCTGGGGACCGCCTCGAAAAGAACAGTCGGAGGGAAGCAAAGCCCAGAAAATGTCTTCCCCTCTCGCCTCCAGTCATAACAGTCAAACTTCTATGCACAAAAAAGCCAAGGACTCCAAAAATTCCTCCTCAGCTGTTCATTTAAATAGCAAaacagctgaagaaaaaaaagtggcaCCAAAAGAGCCTGTGGAAGAGACAGACAGGCCCAGCCCAGAGCTCAGCAATGAAGCTGCCAAgccaagaaatacagagaaggaCAGTAATGCTGAGAATGTGAATTCTCAATCCGAGAAAACAGGTACTAATCccacagaaaaaaaggagagtgTATCTCCTGAAAATAATGAAGACGGTGAAAATCATAACCAAGACAGCGAAAATCCTGGAAATACAAATTGCCATGATGTTGTACTAGCACAGTGA
- the OGFRL1 gene encoding opioid growth factor receptor-like protein 1 isoform X4 has translation MGNLLGGVSFREPTTVEDCDSTWQTDSEPEPEEPGPGGSSEGPGQEPEQPAQPPERAGGRPRSSPAPDEDAEAAGAEQGGDSTEATAKPKRSFYAARDLYKYRHQYPNFKDIRYQNDLSNLRFYKNKIPFKPDGVYIEEVLNKWKGDYEKLEHNHTYIQWLFPLREQGLNFYAKELTTYEIEEFKKTKEAIRRFLLAYKMMLEFFGIKLTDKTGNVARAVNWQERFQHLNESQHNYLRITRILKSLGELGYESFKSPLVKFILHEALVENTIPNIKQSALEYFVYTIRDRRERRKLLRFAQKHYTPSENFIWGPPRKEQSEGSKAQKMSSPLASSHNSQTSMHKKAKDSKNSSSAVHLNSKTAEEKKVAPKEPVEETDRPSPELSNEAAKPRNTEKDSNAENVNSQSEKTGTNPTEKKESVSPENNEDGENHNQDSENPGNTNCHDVVLAQ, from the exons ATGGGCAACCTGCTTGGCGGGGTCAGCTTCCGCGAGCCCACCACCGTGGAGGACTGCGACTCCACCTGGCAGACCGACTCGGAGCCCGAGCCCGAGGAGCCAGGGCCGGGCGGCAGCAGCGAGGGCCCGGGGCAGGAGCCCGAGCAGCCCGCGCAGCCCCCGGAGCGAGCCGGCGGGCGGCCCCGCTCCAGCCCCGCGCCGGACGAGGACGCCGAGGCGGCGGGCGCCGAGCAG GGTGGTGATTCCACTGAAGCAACTGCCAAACCAAAGAGAAGTTTTTATGCCGCGAGGGATTTGTACAAGTACCGACACCAGTACCCA AACTTCAAAGATATCCGATATCAAAATGACTTGAGCAATCTTcgtttttataagaataaaattccATTCAAGCCAGATG GTGTTTACATTGAAGaagttctaaataaatggaaaggagaTTATGAAAAACTGGAGCACAACCACACTTACATTCAATG gcttttCCCCCTGAGAGAACAAGGCTTGAACTTCTATGCTAAAGAACTAACTACATATGAAATTGAG gaattcaaaaaaacaaaagaagcgATTAGAAGATTCCTCCTGGCTTATAAAATGATGCTAGAATTTTTTGGAATAAAACTGACTGATAAAACTGGAAATGTTGCTCGGGCTGTTAACTGGCAGGAAAGATTTCAGCACCTGAATGA GTCCCAGCACAACTATTTAAGAATCACTCGTATTCTTAAAAGCCTTGGTGAGCTTGGATATGAAAGTTTTAAATCTCCTCTTGTAAAATTTATTCTTCATGAAGCTCTTGTGGAGAATACTATTCCCAATATTAAGCAGAGTGCTCTAGAGTATTTTGTTTATACAAttagagacagaagagaaaggagaaagctcCTGCGGTTCGCCCAGAAACACTACACGCCTTCAGAGAACTTTATCTGGGGACCGCCTCGAAAAGAACAGTCGGAGGGAAGCAAAGCCCAGAAAATGTCTTCCCCTCTCGCCTCCAGTCATAACAGTCAAACTTCTATGCACAAAAAAGCCAAGGACTCCAAAAATTCCTCCTCAGCTGTTCATTTAAATAGCAAaacagctgaagaaaaaaaagtggcaCCAAAAGAGCCTGTGGAAGAGACAGACAGGCCCAGCCCAGAGCTCAGCAATGAAGCTGCCAAgccaagaaatacagagaaggaCAGTAATGCTGAGAATGTGAATTCTCAATCCGAGAAAACAGGTACTAATCccacagaaaaaaaggagagtgTATCTCCTGAAAATAATGAAGACGGTGAAAATCATAACCAAGACAGCGAAAATCCTGGAAATACAAATTGCCATGATGTTGTACTAGCACAGTGA
- the OGFRL1 gene encoding opioid growth factor receptor-like protein 1 isoform X3: MGNLLGGVSFREPTTVEDCDSTWQTDSEPEPEEPGPGGSSEGPGQEPEQPAQPPERAGGRPRSSPAPDEDAEAAGAEQGGDSTEATAKPKRSFYAARDLYKYRHQYPQNFKDIRYQNDLSNLRFYKNKIPFKPDGVYIEEVLNKWKGDYEKLEHNHTYIQWLFPLREQGLNFYAKELTTYEIEEFKKTKEAIRRFLLAYKMMLEFFGIKLTDKTGNVARAVNWQERFQHLNESQHNYLRITRILKSLGELGYESFKSPLVKFILHEALVENTIPNIKQSALEYFVYTIRDRRERRKLLRFAQKHYTPSENFIWGPPRKEQSEGSKAQKMSSPLASSHNSQTSMHKKAKDSKNSSSAVHLNSKTAEEKKVAPKEPVEETDRPSPELSNEAAKPRNTEKDSNAENVNSQSEKTGTNPTEKKESVSPENNEDGENHNQDSENPGNTNCHDVVLAQ, encoded by the exons ATGGGCAACCTGCTTGGCGGGGTCAGCTTCCGCGAGCCCACCACCGTGGAGGACTGCGACTCCACCTGGCAGACCGACTCGGAGCCCGAGCCCGAGGAGCCAGGGCCGGGCGGCAGCAGCGAGGGCCCGGGGCAGGAGCCCGAGCAGCCCGCGCAGCCCCCGGAGCGAGCCGGCGGGCGGCCCCGCTCCAGCCCCGCGCCGGACGAGGACGCCGAGGCGGCGGGCGCCGAGCAG GGTGGTGATTCCACTGAAGCAACTGCCAAACCAAAGAGAAGTTTTTATGCCGCGAGGGATTTGTACAAGTACCGACACCAGTACCCA cagAACTTCAAAGATATCCGATATCAAAATGACTTGAGCAATCTTcgtttttataagaataaaattccATTCAAGCCAGATG GTGTTTACATTGAAGaagttctaaataaatggaaaggagaTTATGAAAAACTGGAGCACAACCACACTTACATTCAATG gcttttCCCCCTGAGAGAACAAGGCTTGAACTTCTATGCTAAAGAACTAACTACATATGAAATTGAG gaattcaaaaaaacaaaagaagcgATTAGAAGATTCCTCCTGGCTTATAAAATGATGCTAGAATTTTTTGGAATAAAACTGACTGATAAAACTGGAAATGTTGCTCGGGCTGTTAACTGGCAGGAAAGATTTCAGCACCTGAATGA GTCCCAGCACAACTATTTAAGAATCACTCGTATTCTTAAAAGCCTTGGTGAGCTTGGATATGAAAGTTTTAAATCTCCTCTTGTAAAATTTATTCTTCATGAAGCTCTTGTGGAGAATACTATTCCCAATATTAAGCAGAGTGCTCTAGAGTATTTTGTTTATACAAttagagacagaagagaaaggagaaagctcCTGCGGTTCGCCCAGAAACACTACACGCCTTCAGAGAACTTTATCTGGGGACCGCCTCGAAAAGAACAGTCGGAGGGAAGCAAAGCCCAGAAAATGTCTTCCCCTCTCGCCTCCAGTCATAACAGTCAAACTTCTATGCACAAAAAAGCCAAGGACTCCAAAAATTCCTCCTCAGCTGTTCATTTAAATAGCAAaacagctgaagaaaaaaaagtggcaCCAAAAGAGCCTGTGGAAGAGACAGACAGGCCCAGCCCAGAGCTCAGCAATGAAGCTGCCAAgccaagaaatacagagaaggaCAGTAATGCTGAGAATGTGAATTCTCAATCCGAGAAAACAGGTACTAATCccacagaaaaaaaggagagtgTATCTCCTGAAAATAATGAAGACGGTGAAAATCATAACCAAGACAGCGAAAATCCTGGAAATACAAATTGCCATGATGTTGTACTAGCACAGTGA
- the OGFRL1 gene encoding opioid growth factor receptor-like protein 1 isoform X1, producing the protein MVPSTISFCLLLQLKCLPPGPGRGGGGADRTRLLTVTPPRHHVHASPQLLELRGIPLPAQLGDAPGGRPPAPGCEGSSRPRSTPGTAGGRVKAGVPGRNEEGGDSTEATAKPKRSFYAARDLYKYRHQYPQNFKDIRYQNDLSNLRFYKNKIPFKPDGVYIEEVLNKWKGDYEKLEHNHTYIQWLFPLREQGLNFYAKELTTYEIEEFKKTKEAIRRFLLAYKMMLEFFGIKLTDKTGNVARAVNWQERFQHLNESQHNYLRITRILKSLGELGYESFKSPLVKFILHEALVENTIPNIKQSALEYFVYTIRDRRERRKLLRFAQKHYTPSENFIWGPPRKEQSEGSKAQKMSSPLASSHNSQTSMHKKAKDSKNSSSAVHLNSKTAEEKKVAPKEPVEETDRPSPELSNEAAKPRNTEKDSNAENVNSQSEKTGTNPTEKKESVSPENNEDGENHNQDSENPGNTNCHDVVLAQ; encoded by the exons ATGGTGCCCAGCACCATCAGCTTTTGTCTTCTGCTGCAGCTAAAGTGTCTTCCTCCTGGAccagggagagggggagggggtgCGGACAGGACCCGCCTGCTGACGGTGACACCTCCTCGACATCACGTCCACGCCAGTCCTCAGCTCCTGGAGCTGCGCGGGATCCCTCTTCCCGCTCAGCTGGGAGATGCCCCGGGAGGGCGTCCCCCGGCTCCCGGCTGCGAGGGTAGCAGCCGACCCCGATCCACTCCGGGGACAGCCGGGGGCCGCGTGAAGGCAGGTGTTCCGGGGAGAAACGAGGAA GGTGGTGATTCCACTGAAGCAACTGCCAAACCAAAGAGAAGTTTTTATGCCGCGAGGGATTTGTACAAGTACCGACACCAGTACCCA cagAACTTCAAAGATATCCGATATCAAAATGACTTGAGCAATCTTcgtttttataagaataaaattccATTCAAGCCAGATG GTGTTTACATTGAAGaagttctaaataaatggaaaggagaTTATGAAAAACTGGAGCACAACCACACTTACATTCAATG gcttttCCCCCTGAGAGAACAAGGCTTGAACTTCTATGCTAAAGAACTAACTACATATGAAATTGAG gaattcaaaaaaacaaaagaagcgATTAGAAGATTCCTCCTGGCTTATAAAATGATGCTAGAATTTTTTGGAATAAAACTGACTGATAAAACTGGAAATGTTGCTCGGGCTGTTAACTGGCAGGAAAGATTTCAGCACCTGAATGA GTCCCAGCACAACTATTTAAGAATCACTCGTATTCTTAAAAGCCTTGGTGAGCTTGGATATGAAAGTTTTAAATCTCCTCTTGTAAAATTTATTCTTCATGAAGCTCTTGTGGAGAATACTATTCCCAATATTAAGCAGAGTGCTCTAGAGTATTTTGTTTATACAAttagagacagaagagaaaggagaaagctcCTGCGGTTCGCCCAGAAACACTACACGCCTTCAGAGAACTTTATCTGGGGACCGCCTCGAAAAGAACAGTCGGAGGGAAGCAAAGCCCAGAAAATGTCTTCCCCTCTCGCCTCCAGTCATAACAGTCAAACTTCTATGCACAAAAAAGCCAAGGACTCCAAAAATTCCTCCTCAGCTGTTCATTTAAATAGCAAaacagctgaagaaaaaaaagtggcaCCAAAAGAGCCTGTGGAAGAGACAGACAGGCCCAGCCCAGAGCTCAGCAATGAAGCTGCCAAgccaagaaatacagagaaggaCAGTAATGCTGAGAATGTGAATTCTCAATCCGAGAAAACAGGTACTAATCccacagaaaaaaaggagagtgTATCTCCTGAAAATAATGAAGACGGTGAAAATCATAACCAAGACAGCGAAAATCCTGGAAATACAAATTGCCATGATGTTGTACTAGCACAGTGA
- the OGFRL1 gene encoding opioid growth factor receptor-like protein 1 isoform X2, translated as MVPSTISFCLLLQLKCLPPGPGRGGGGADRTRLLTVTPPRHHVHASPQLLELRGIPLPAQLGDAPGGRPPAPGCEGSSRPRSTPGTAGGRVKAGVPGRNEEGGDSTEATAKPKRSFYAARDLYKYRHQYPNFKDIRYQNDLSNLRFYKNKIPFKPDGVYIEEVLNKWKGDYEKLEHNHTYIQWLFPLREQGLNFYAKELTTYEIEEFKKTKEAIRRFLLAYKMMLEFFGIKLTDKTGNVARAVNWQERFQHLNESQHNYLRITRILKSLGELGYESFKSPLVKFILHEALVENTIPNIKQSALEYFVYTIRDRRERRKLLRFAQKHYTPSENFIWGPPRKEQSEGSKAQKMSSPLASSHNSQTSMHKKAKDSKNSSSAVHLNSKTAEEKKVAPKEPVEETDRPSPELSNEAAKPRNTEKDSNAENVNSQSEKTGTNPTEKKESVSPENNEDGENHNQDSENPGNTNCHDVVLAQ; from the exons ATGGTGCCCAGCACCATCAGCTTTTGTCTTCTGCTGCAGCTAAAGTGTCTTCCTCCTGGAccagggagagggggagggggtgCGGACAGGACCCGCCTGCTGACGGTGACACCTCCTCGACATCACGTCCACGCCAGTCCTCAGCTCCTGGAGCTGCGCGGGATCCCTCTTCCCGCTCAGCTGGGAGATGCCCCGGGAGGGCGTCCCCCGGCTCCCGGCTGCGAGGGTAGCAGCCGACCCCGATCCACTCCGGGGACAGCCGGGGGCCGCGTGAAGGCAGGTGTTCCGGGGAGAAACGAGGAA GGTGGTGATTCCACTGAAGCAACTGCCAAACCAAAGAGAAGTTTTTATGCCGCGAGGGATTTGTACAAGTACCGACACCAGTACCCA AACTTCAAAGATATCCGATATCAAAATGACTTGAGCAATCTTcgtttttataagaataaaattccATTCAAGCCAGATG GTGTTTACATTGAAGaagttctaaataaatggaaaggagaTTATGAAAAACTGGAGCACAACCACACTTACATTCAATG gcttttCCCCCTGAGAGAACAAGGCTTGAACTTCTATGCTAAAGAACTAACTACATATGAAATTGAG gaattcaaaaaaacaaaagaagcgATTAGAAGATTCCTCCTGGCTTATAAAATGATGCTAGAATTTTTTGGAATAAAACTGACTGATAAAACTGGAAATGTTGCTCGGGCTGTTAACTGGCAGGAAAGATTTCAGCACCTGAATGA GTCCCAGCACAACTATTTAAGAATCACTCGTATTCTTAAAAGCCTTGGTGAGCTTGGATATGAAAGTTTTAAATCTCCTCTTGTAAAATTTATTCTTCATGAAGCTCTTGTGGAGAATACTATTCCCAATATTAAGCAGAGTGCTCTAGAGTATTTTGTTTATACAAttagagacagaagagaaaggagaaagctcCTGCGGTTCGCCCAGAAACACTACACGCCTTCAGAGAACTTTATCTGGGGACCGCCTCGAAAAGAACAGTCGGAGGGAAGCAAAGCCCAGAAAATGTCTTCCCCTCTCGCCTCCAGTCATAACAGTCAAACTTCTATGCACAAAAAAGCCAAGGACTCCAAAAATTCCTCCTCAGCTGTTCATTTAAATAGCAAaacagctgaagaaaaaaaagtggcaCCAAAAGAGCCTGTGGAAGAGACAGACAGGCCCAGCCCAGAGCTCAGCAATGAAGCTGCCAAgccaagaaatacagagaaggaCAGTAATGCTGAGAATGTGAATTCTCAATCCGAGAAAACAGGTACTAATCccacagaaaaaaaggagagtgTATCTCCTGAAAATAATGAAGACGGTGAAAATCATAACCAAGACAGCGAAAATCCTGGAAATACAAATTGCCATGATGTTGTACTAGCACAGTGA